The Ferrimonas balearica DSM 9799 genome includes the window GCCATAACTTGTCGACCAGCTTGTGCAGGGCGGCGTTATCCAGAAGTTCGACCCCTTTTTTACCGATCACGACGATGTCCACGGCGGGCAGGTCATGTTGGTGGAGGCGAAAACTGTCTCTGACAATCCGCTTGATGCGGTTGCGTTGACACGCTTTTTTGACTTGTTTCTTAGCGATGGTCAACCCAATACGAGGGTGGGCCAGTTCGTTAGGAACAGCCAAAAGTGTCAGTTGGGGGGAAGCTGCCCGGACCGGGTTAGCAAAGACGGGTTTGAAGTCGCCGGGAGTCAGCAGACGCTGCTCCCGGCTAAAGGTGTATCGCACCATAGAGGCGCTCCGAGTAAATGACTTA containing:
- the rnpA gene encoding ribonuclease P protein component, whose amino-acid sequence is MVRYTFSREQRLLTPGDFKPVFANPVRAASPQLTLLAVPNELAHPRIGLTIAKKQVKKACQRNRIKRIVRDSFRLHQHDLPAVDIVVIGKKGVELLDNAALHKLVDKLWRKLSRRCNES